From Calothrix sp. PCC 6303, a single genomic window includes:
- the uvrC gene encoding excinuclease ABC subunit UvrC has protein sequence MTISATIVPLVRDPERLETRLAEIPPEPGVYFMRDESDRIMYIGKSRKLRSRVRSYFRDSQRLTERIATMVKQVTDIEFIVTDTESEALALEANLIKQHQPHFNVLLKDDKKYPYIIVTWSEEYPRIFITRKRKLGKEKDKFYGPYTDSRLLREVLHICKQIFPLRQRPQPLFKDRPCLNYDLGKCPGVCQKLVSPEEYRKIVQKVAMVFQGRGQELIDILTVTMEKQAEELNFESAARIRDQINGLKSLTAGQKVSLPDDTVSRDAIALSQDDNHACIQLFQIRAGQLVGRLGYVANADSEPGAILQRVLEEHYQTADDVEIPLEIIVQHELPDSEILAAALSQRKGRKVNILAPQRQVKAELIEMVERNAEHELRRMQKLGDRNHEAMLDLAAILDLAEPPHRIEGYDISHIQGSNAVASQVVFIDGLAAKQHYRRYKIKNPAVTIGHSDDFASMAEVIQRRFRKFAEQPQLKRQGNPDFPDLVMIDGGKGQLSAVVAVLQEMDLIKDVRVVSLAKKREEIFLPGESFPLETESEQPGVQLLRRLRDEAHRFAVTFHRQQRSEQLKRSRLDEIPGLGHHRQKQLLAHFRSVDYIRQATPSQLAEVPGIGSHIAQEIYDYFHAGMG, from the coding sequence ATGACAATATCTGCTACAATAGTACCGCTAGTTAGGGATCCGGAACGCTTAGAAACTCGTCTAGCTGAAATTCCCCCAGAACCGGGTGTTTATTTCATGCGGGATGAAAGCGATCGCATAATGTATATAGGCAAGTCACGCAAATTGCGATCGCGTGTTCGTTCTTATTTCCGTGATTCGCAGCGCTTGACTGAGCGGATTGCCACGATGGTAAAACAAGTAACAGATATTGAGTTCATCGTTACTGATACTGAATCGGAAGCTTTAGCGCTGGAAGCCAATCTCATCAAGCAGCACCAACCACATTTCAATGTTCTTCTCAAAGATGATAAAAAGTATCCATATATAATTGTTACCTGGTCTGAGGAATATCCGCGAATTTTTATTACTCGCAAACGGAAACTGGGTAAGGAAAAAGATAAATTTTATGGTCCCTATACTGATTCTCGGTTACTTAGGGAGGTTTTACATATCTGTAAGCAGATTTTTCCTCTCCGTCAACGTCCCCAACCTCTATTTAAGGATCGTCCCTGTTTAAATTACGATTTGGGTAAGTGTCCAGGAGTCTGTCAAAAATTGGTTTCACCTGAAGAGTACCGGAAAATTGTTCAAAAGGTGGCAATGGTATTTCAAGGTAGAGGACAGGAATTGATTGATATTCTGACTGTGACGATGGAGAAGCAAGCTGAGGAACTGAATTTTGAATCAGCAGCAAGAATCCGTGATCAAATTAATGGGTTGAAGTCTCTCACGGCAGGTCAAAAAGTTTCCTTACCAGATGATACTGTGTCGCGGGATGCGATCGCGTTATCCCAAGATGATAACCACGCCTGTATTCAACTATTCCAAATTCGTGCAGGACAATTGGTAGGACGTTTGGGTTATGTTGCCAATGCAGATAGTGAACCTGGAGCAATTTTACAACGGGTTTTGGAAGAACATTACCAAACTGCCGATGATGTGGAAATTCCCCTAGAAATTATTGTTCAGCATGAGTTACCTGATAGCGAGATTTTAGCGGCAGCTTTGAGTCAACGCAAAGGACGTAAGGTAAATATTCTGGCACCACAGCGTCAAGTTAAGGCAGAATTAATTGAGATGGTGGAGCGTAATGCCGAACACGAATTACGCAGGATGCAGAAATTAGGAGACAGAAATCACGAAGCAATGCTTGATTTAGCGGCTATTTTGGATTTAGCAGAACCTCCCCACCGCATCGAAGGTTATGATATTTCCCACATCCAAGGTTCCAACGCGGTTGCATCCCAGGTAGTCTTTATTGATGGTTTAGCGGCAAAACAACACTACCGTCGCTACAAAATCAAAAATCCCGCCGTTACCATCGGACATTCAGACGACTTTGCCAGTATGGCAGAAGTGATTCAACGACGCTTTCGCAAATTTGCCGAACAACCCCAACTAAAACGTCAGGGAAACCCAGATTTCCCTGACTTGGTAATGATTGATGGAGGGAAAGGACAACTTTCCGCAGTGGTGGCAGTTCTTCAGGAAATGGATTTAATCAAAGATGTACGTGTTGTGAGTTTGGCAAAAAAACGGGAAGAAATCTTCCTTCCTGGAGAATCATTCCCCCTAGAAACCGAATCAGAACAACCAGGAGTGCAACTATTACGAAGATTACGGGATGAAGCACATAGATTTGCTGTGACTTTCCACCGTCAACAGCGTAGTGAACAGCTTAAGCGATCGCGTTTAGACGAAATCCCCGGTTTAGGACACCATCGTCAAAAACAACTCCTCGCACATTTCCGCTCAGTTGATTATATCCGTCAAGCAACACCCTCGCAACTCGCAGAAGTTCCCGGTATCGGTTCCCACATTGCTCAGGAAATTTATGATTATTTTCACGCGGGAATGGGATAA
- a CDS encoding SIMPL domain-containing protein, protein MQDSPSSPRFPQFFAGMAVLSVALVISSFIGASAIRKLKPPTDALSVTGSAKRPISSDYIIWRVSISSQQPTPQAAYQELKTRTERVQKYLQDKKVPNDVVKLSSIDTSTVPEVINGRETGNTLAYRLNQRFEIRSNDVDRISKLSQQSTELINEGIPLVSEPPEYLYTQLAKLRIEMVAEATKDAKERAEAIAKSTGSKIGSVQSAQTGVFQITSRNSTEVSNSGIYDTSSIEKDITAVVSVKFAME, encoded by the coding sequence ATGCAAGACTCTCCCTCATCCCCTCGCTTCCCTCAATTTTTTGCGGGAATGGCTGTTTTGTCGGTTGCGTTAGTAATTAGTTCCTTTATCGGTGCTAGTGCAATTCGCAAATTAAAACCACCAACTGATGCACTTAGTGTCACAGGTTCTGCAAAACGACCGATTAGTTCGGATTATATCATTTGGCGGGTATCTATATCTAGCCAACAACCAACACCCCAAGCAGCATACCAAGAACTAAAAACCCGTACAGAAAGGGTACAGAAGTATCTCCAAGATAAAAAGGTTCCCAATGATGTTGTAAAGTTGAGTTCCATTGATACTTCTACAGTTCCGGAGGTAATTAATGGTCGGGAAACTGGTAATACCTTGGCTTACAGGTTGAATCAACGGTTTGAAATTCGTTCTAATGATGTCGATCGCATTTCTAAATTATCTCAGCAATCCACAGAATTAATAAATGAGGGAATTCCTTTAGTTTCTGAACCTCCAGAGTATCTATATACACAATTAGCAAAGCTGCGAATAGAGATGGTGGCAGAGGCAACAAAGGATGCAAAAGAAAGGGCTGAAGCTATAGCTAAGAGTACTGGAAGTAAGATAGGGTCAGTACAAAGCGCTCAAACTGGGGTATTTCAAATTACTTCCCGCAACTCCACAGAAGTGAGTAATTCCGGTATTTATGATACTTCATCGATTGAAAAGGATATTACTGCTGTTGTGTCGGTGAAGTTTGCGATGGAATAG
- a CDS encoding CVNH domain-containing protein, whose product MYPREKINPFLTATFKTSAILLKGAVATIVFSFTLELIATSQASANPATYFQSCTDEKILGGGNTGAVLAANCRAFGITIPAEIDLEGINNNNGNLAYSSLADGYKSTFLETCSQARIVRGVLYALCDDGQGNNKLSKLRLENIDNNLGFLLRRNSNYCCTPQTSAATTDIADIDVNNLRRLPPLPRDANQELIEQEILRRELETERIRDEL is encoded by the coding sequence ATGTATCCAAGAGAAAAAATCAATCCATTCCTCACTGCAACTTTTAAAACTAGTGCCATACTTTTGAAAGGAGCGGTTGCCACCATCGTATTTAGTTTCACGTTAGAGTTAATTGCGACTTCCCAAGCTTCTGCTAATCCTGCAACATATTTTCAAAGTTGTACCGATGAGAAGATACTGGGAGGAGGCAATACAGGAGCAGTACTAGCTGCTAACTGTAGAGCTTTCGGTATTACTATACCAGCCGAAATTGATTTAGAAGGGATAAATAATAATAACGGCAACTTAGCGTATAGTAGCCTAGCAGACGGTTATAAAAGTACATTTTTAGAAACCTGCTCGCAAGCTAGAATTGTCCGAGGTGTTTTATATGCTCTATGTGATGATGGGCAAGGAAACAACAAACTTTCTAAACTAAGGTTGGAAAATATTGATAATAATTTAGGATTTTTATTACGTAGGAATTCTAATTATTGTTGCACTCCTCAAACATCCGCAGCTACAACTGATATTGCTGATATAGATGTAAATAATTTACGACGTTTGCCTCCTCTTCCTAGGGATGCAAATCAAGAATTGATTGAGCAAGAAATTTTACGTAGGGAACTAGAAACAGAACGCATACGCGATGAACTCTAA
- a CDS encoding ribosome-inactivating protein, whose product MKNISNLLLQKRFILRLGAIITTSLTTLSSPAVILASEVSEKTVFSQKSTTINSDSTFKIAQQPPRDPSLDSNDQNPPIEVIQTTLLDSLDDYIRAVSSIRNSQTELVNLNIPGSSTNPPQIRRTRNQADNVYFTVQVEFEGNNIGFVFRRRDLYLQGYINSRNSTYYYFREATVTSVRQANSQTQLSATENYNSLLGGEFSRADFNLDELRQSFRNLVNNNPSRNSQSINTALVRFAVAISEAVRFNEVGRNVARLFRNPSARINFEETHDTVLSNWSRYSNIALNATNSETSEFYEIRLGVALFINISK is encoded by the coding sequence ATGAAAAATATCTCTAATCTGCTATTGCAAAAAAGATTCATACTACGTTTAGGGGCAATAATAACCACTAGTTTGACAACTCTTTCTTCGCCAGCAGTAATACTTGCCTCAGAAGTTTCCGAAAAAACAGTTTTTTCTCAAAAAAGCACTACTATTAATTCCGATTCTACTTTTAAAATAGCTCAACAACCACCGAGAGATCCCAGTCTTGACTCCAATGATCAAAATCCGCCTATTGAAGTCATTCAGACAACATTACTTGATAGTTTAGATGACTATATAAGGGCAGTCTCTTCTATTAGAAATAGTCAAACTGAATTAGTTAATTTAAATATACCTGGAAGTTCAACTAATCCCCCACAAATACGAAGAACTCGTAACCAAGCAGACAATGTTTATTTTACAGTCCAGGTCGAATTTGAAGGTAATAATATTGGATTTGTATTCAGGCGTAGAGACCTATATTTGCAGGGTTACATTAACAGTAGGAACTCAACTTATTATTACTTTAGGGAAGCGACTGTTACAAGTGTTAGACAAGCGAACAGCCAAACTCAACTATCAGCGACAGAAAACTATAATAGTTTGTTAGGAGGAGAATTTTCTCGCGCTGATTTTAACTTAGATGAACTGAGACAGAGTTTCCGAAATCTAGTAAACAATAACCCTTCTCGCAATTCTCAAAGCATAAATACTGCACTTGTACGCTTTGCCGTAGCCATCTCCGAAGCTGTACGTTTTAATGAAGTTGGTAGGAATGTGGCTCGTTTATTTAGGAATCCAAGCGCAAGAATCAATTTTGAAGAGACTCATGATACGGTGTTGAGCAATTGGTCAAGATACTCAAATATCGCTTTGAATGCTACTAATTCAGAGACATCAGAGTTTTATGAAATTCGTCTTGGTGTTGCATTATTTATTAACATTAGTAAATAG
- a CDS encoding WD40 repeat domain-containing protein has product MKQEKTRRNRGVILTLQGWDKFQSAKVTAELAENTQANFTLEELSDRTQLALHTISKIQGRTEPVDRSSLQSAFAAFGLELCKRDYTQPSPPDDLEIRRANPQYDWQEAPDVSVFYGRSEELLHLRQWTLEQRCRLVGLLGIGGIGKSTLAVKLGQQIQSEFEVVVWRSLQNAPPVEDNLTSILQFLLWSLRKEIVIPENLDGKLSKLMECLQLNRCLLILDNFETILTSGNQAGQYRPGYEGYGQLLKRVGEVTHQSCILITSREKPREMIPLEGDRTGVKSLPLKGLNPTEGQQLFLQKGEFTGTEQEWQLLVNHYSGNPLALKMVAAGTQELFNGRIASVLEYAEQGALIFEDIRNLLKCQFQRLSAAEAEVMYWLAINREPVSIADLTNDVLTPASKRQLPQVIKSLLQRSLIEKSGEHFFLQPVVMEYTTQQLVQQVCQELVEQKSVPLRLFQTHALIKATAKDYIRETQKQLIIQPLFEQLLLKIGSQQQLVILLQDVLEQQRHQTGILAGYAGGNVLNLLAHLRVNLQGYDFSNLSIRQADLQGLSLVGVNFQNTAFDNSVFAKSLKGVYSLALSPDGKLLATGDHDGQIHLWQIADGKNLLTFKGHKGVVWTVAFSPDGQTLASGGHDGLIQLSDTQTGDCLKTLDQHTGIVWSVSFSPDGQTIASASLDTSIRLWDIYLGECVKILHGHTSSVCSVRFSPNGSILASSSQDGDIRLWDISKSICIKTLAGHDTRVCSVQFSPDSKILASASSDRSVKLWDVSKGTCIKTFNGHKNEVWSLCFSPDGQTVATASYDYSVRLWNVELGTCIKIFQGHTSEVYSIIFSLDGQNLVSASKDSSVRIWDVNTGVCLRNLQGHSSGVLSVSINPVCTAFLEGIDYVLATGSSDGLVRLWDVASGYCTKVLQGHVDWVWSVSFSPDGRTIASSSDDKSIKLWDVISGDCITNLYGHSGGVTSISFSPDGRTLASASRDKSVKLWDIHEHKCIKTLVAHTEPIWSVSFSPDGDILATGSDDYLIKLWDVSEGKSITTLSGHTNGVWSLSFSPDGKMLASGSVDHSIRLWDTSNFACVKVLQGHTSTVWSVSFSPDGSTLASASSDQTIRLWDTSNFTCFKVLHTHGSGVCSVCFNSVGNILVHTSQDEGIKFWDVETAECIKNLKVDRLYEGMNIRGVTGLTTAQRSALLALGAMEGVR; this is encoded by the coding sequence ATGAAACAGGAAAAAACTCGACGCAATCGGGGCGTAATACTCACCCTTCAAGGCTGGGATAAGTTCCAATCTGCAAAAGTTACAGCCGAATTAGCAGAAAACACACAAGCCAATTTTACCTTAGAAGAATTAAGCGATCGCACTCAGCTAGCACTGCATACTATATCTAAAATACAGGGACGCACCGAACCTGTAGATAGAAGTTCGTTGCAATCTGCCTTTGCTGCCTTTGGCTTAGAATTGTGTAAAAGGGATTACACCCAACCCAGTCCCCCTGATGACTTGGAAATCCGACGTGCAAATCCTCAGTATGACTGGCAAGAAGCACCGGACGTATCTGTATTTTATGGTCGCAGCGAAGAACTGTTACATCTACGACAGTGGACATTAGAACAAAGGTGTCGTTTAGTCGGATTACTAGGAATTGGTGGTATTGGTAAAAGCACATTAGCAGTTAAATTAGGACAACAGATTCAAAGCGAATTTGAGGTAGTTGTATGGCGAAGTCTGCAAAATGCACCACCAGTGGAAGATAATTTAACCAGCATCCTGCAATTTTTACTGTGGTCACTGCGAAAAGAGATAGTGATCCCCGAAAACCTTGACGGTAAACTCTCAAAGTTGATGGAATGCTTGCAATTAAATCGATGTCTGCTGATTTTAGATAACTTTGAAACAATTTTAACTAGTGGAAATCAAGCTGGGCAATATCGCCCTGGTTACGAAGGATATGGGCAATTACTCAAACGTGTGGGAGAAGTAACCCATCAAAGCTGTATTTTGATTACTTCTAGAGAAAAACCCAGAGAAATGATCCCGTTAGAAGGAGACAGAACAGGAGTAAAATCTCTACCATTAAAAGGATTAAATCCTACCGAAGGGCAACAATTATTTCTGCAAAAAGGGGAATTCACGGGTACAGAACAAGAATGGCAGTTACTCGTTAATCATTATTCAGGTAATCCCCTCGCATTAAAAATGGTAGCAGCCGGAACCCAAGAACTTTTCAATGGTAGAATCGCCTCTGTTTTAGAGTATGCAGAACAAGGCGCACTCATCTTCGAGGATATCCGCAACCTCTTAAAATGTCAGTTTCAGCGTTTGTCAGCAGCAGAAGCGGAAGTAATGTACTGGCTGGCAATTAATCGAGAACCAGTATCCATTGCTGATTTAACAAACGACGTGCTGACACCTGCTTCCAAACGTCAATTACCGCAAGTAATCAAATCTTTATTACAACGCTCATTAATTGAAAAAAGCGGTGAGCATTTCTTTCTCCAACCAGTGGTGATGGAATATACAACACAGCAATTAGTGCAACAAGTTTGTCAAGAACTTGTAGAGCAAAAGTCTGTTCCTTTACGCTTATTCCAAACCCATGCTTTAATCAAAGCAACAGCAAAAGACTACATCCGAGAAACACAAAAGCAATTAATTATCCAACCCCTATTTGAGCAATTGTTATTAAAGATAGGCAGCCAACAACAACTGGTAATTTTATTGCAGGATGTATTGGAGCAGCAAAGACATCAAACTGGAATACTAGCAGGATATGCAGGGGGTAATGTCCTCAACTTGTTAGCCCATTTGCGAGTAAATTTACAGGGGTATGACTTCTCGAATTTGAGCATTCGGCAAGCTGACTTACAGGGTTTAAGTTTAGTAGGAGTTAATTTCCAAAATACTGCCTTTGATAACTCTGTATTTGCTAAAAGCTTGAAGGGCGTTTATTCACTTGCTCTAAGTCCAGACGGTAAACTATTAGCTACAGGCGATCACGATGGGCAAATTCATCTGTGGCAAATAGCAGATGGAAAAAACCTCCTGACATTTAAAGGGCATAAAGGTGTAGTTTGGACAGTTGCCTTTAGTCCTGATGGGCAAACCCTGGCAAGTGGTGGTCATGACGGATTAATTCAATTATCGGATACACAAACAGGAGATTGTTTAAAAACTTTAGATCAACACACGGGTATTGTTTGGTCTGTCAGCTTTAGTCCCGACGGTCAAACTATCGCAAGTGCTAGCCTAGACACTTCAATTCGCTTGTGGGATATCTACTTAGGTGAATGTGTCAAAATATTGCATGGTCATACTAGTTCAGTATGTTCAGTTAGGTTTAGTCCAAATGGTTCTATCCTGGCAAGCAGTAGTCAAGATGGTGACATTCGCTTGTGGGACATCAGTAAAAGCATCTGTATAAAAACTTTGGCAGGTCACGACACTAGGGTATGCTCGGTTCAGTTTAGTCCAGATAGCAAAATTCTCGCCAGTGCTAGTAGCGATCGCTCTGTCAAATTATGGGATGTGAGTAAAGGTACTTGTATCAAAACATTTAATGGTCATAAAAATGAAGTATGGTCACTTTGCTTTAGTCCAGATGGTCAAACTGTAGCTACAGCTAGTTATGACTATAGTGTGAGATTGTGGAATGTAGAGCTAGGTACCTGCATCAAAATTTTCCAGGGACATACAAGTGAAGTGTACTCAATCATTTTTAGTTTAGATGGTCAAAACTTAGTAAGCGCTAGCAAAGATTCCAGTGTGCGTATCTGGGATGTAAATACAGGTGTATGTCTGAGAAATTTACAAGGTCATTCCAGTGGAGTGCTTTCGGTCAGTATTAACCCTGTATGCACAGCATTTTTGGAAGGGATTGATTATGTATTAGCAACAGGTAGTAGTGATGGTTTGGTTAGGCTATGGGATGTCGCATCTGGGTACTGTACTAAAGTTTTACAAGGTCACGTAGATTGGGTATGGTCAGTTAGCTTTAGTCCAGATGGTCGAACCATAGCCAGTAGCAGTGACGACAAAAGCATTAAACTGTGGGATGTTATTTCTGGTGATTGTATTACAAACTTGTATGGTCATAGCGGTGGAGTCACATCAATTAGCTTTAGTCCAGATGGTCGAACCTTAGCTAGTGCAAGTAGAGACAAGAGCGTGAAATTGTGGGATATTCACGAGCATAAATGTATCAAAACTTTAGTTGCTCACACAGAGCCAATCTGGTCAGTTAGCTTCAGTCCAGATGGTGATATTTTAGCTACAGGTAGTGATGATTACTTGATTAAGCTGTGGGATGTCTCTGAAGGTAAATCCATAACAACTTTATCTGGTCACACTAACGGAGTCTGGTCATTGAGTTTTAGTCCAGATGGTAAAATGCTCGCTAGTGGTAGTGTTGATCACTCAATCAGATTATGGGATACCAGTAACTTTGCTTGTGTAAAAGTGTTGCAAGGACATACTTCTACTGTATGGTCAGTCAGTTTTAGTCCTGATGGTTCCACCTTAGCATCCGCCAGTTCTGATCAAACAATTCGCTTATGGGATACCAGTAACTTTACCTGTTTCAAAGTGTTGCATACTCATGGTAGTGGAGTATGTTCTGTTTGCTTTAATTCTGTTGGTAATATCTTGGTTCATACTAGTCAAGATGAGGGAATTAAGTTTTGGGATGTGGAAACAGCTGAGTGCATAAAAAATCTGAAGGTTGATCGGCTGTATGAAGGGATGAATATCAGGGGGGTGACTGGGTTAACAACAGCCCAGCGATCAGCTTTGTTGGCTTTAGGGGCGATGGAAGGTGTAAGGTAG
- the pgmB gene encoding beta-phosphoglucomutase, with translation MDIKGLNSDFIYTDWTLIETRFPPEQIHHRETVFTIGNGYLGTRGTFEEGYSRSVAATMVNGVYDDVPIVYTELANCPDWLPLAIVVEGDRFRMERGEIISYERQLDLRWGVLQRRVRWRSPNGKTVDLEFERFASLADEHVLVQRCQITPVDFDGLIEVQSSINGYPENQGFNHWELLDQGKRKEGLWLNLRTRGSRISLGMATNLVVRDTEANLQVSNPPGYPTFTASYQGITGQTVTVEKFITVYTSREVTDPVTAACEKLGELSSYSQLLTAQKQAWNAAWHNSDIKIEGNTRDALAVRYNIFQLLISATAHNDKVSVPAKTLSGFGYRGHIFWDTEIFILPFFTFTQPELARNLLSYRYHTLPGARRKAIHYGYKGAMYSWESADTGDEVTPRWLPPNDPYGDDIRIWCRDREIHISADIAYAVWYYWYVTGDDGWMRDYGAEIILDTAVFWGSRVEYNTKSEHYEIRGVIGADEYHELENNNAFTNRMVQWHLEKAIALQDWLRENYPDKAKELEEKLQLSLSRRLRWQDIIANLWIPYNAATGMIEQSDGFFQLQDINLEDYEPRTKSMQTILTIEGANKCQVLKQPDVLMLLYLMRESHDFPYTLEVLEKNWDYYAPRTDITYGSSLGPAIHAILASDLGKTAEAYTRFLQAALVDIEDVRGNADDGVHGASAGGVWQAVVFGFGGIQLTEAGPVATPHLPPEWQRLQFKVYWRGKWHEFDLKATGETMENNANQIQGVIFDLDGVLTDTAEYHYRGWQKLADEEGLSFSREANENLRGVSRRDSLLYITGDKAYSEAQIQEMMERKNRYYLESIQDISPIDLLPGALDLLKELKADGIKIAIGSASKNAQMVVEKLGINSYIDVLADGFSVEKPKPEPDLFLFAAKELGLIPSQCIVVEDAAAGVEAALAAKMRAVGLGPAERVGTATVVLPSLAGVNWQDLQGKLTK, from the coding sequence ATGGATATAAAAGGTCTGAATAGCGATTTCATCTACACAGATTGGACATTAATTGAAACTCGGTTTCCCCCAGAACAAATTCATCACCGGGAAACAGTTTTTACCATAGGTAATGGTTATTTAGGGACAAGAGGAACTTTTGAAGAAGGTTATTCGCGCTCGGTGGCAGCTACCATGGTTAACGGTGTCTATGATGATGTCCCCATCGTCTACACCGAACTTGCCAATTGTCCTGATTGGTTACCTTTAGCAATAGTTGTCGAAGGCGATCGCTTCCGCATGGAACGTGGTGAGATAATTAGTTATGAGCGACAACTAGATTTGCGTTGGGGGGTTCTACAGCGTAGAGTTAGATGGCGTAGTCCCAATGGCAAAACTGTAGACTTAGAATTTGAACGCTTTGCCAGTCTTGCCGACGAACATGTATTAGTGCAACGCTGTCAAATTACACCCGTTGATTTTGATGGTTTAATAGAAGTCCAAAGTAGTATTAATGGTTATCCCGAAAACCAAGGCTTTAACCATTGGGAATTACTAGATCAAGGTAAACGTAAAGAAGGACTGTGGCTGAATCTGAGAACCCGTGGTTCCCGCATTAGCTTGGGTATGGCAACGAACCTAGTTGTACGGGATACTGAAGCGAACTTACAAGTTAGCAATCCCCCTGGATATCCCACCTTCACTGCATCCTACCAAGGAATAACCGGACAAACAGTCACGGTAGAAAAATTTATCACAGTTTATACATCCCGTGAAGTTACAGATCCTGTAACAGCAGCATGTGAAAAACTAGGAGAACTATCTAGCTACTCCCAGCTTTTAACTGCACAAAAGCAGGCATGGAATGCAGCTTGGCACAATAGCGATATTAAAATAGAAGGTAATACCCGCGATGCCTTAGCGGTACGTTACAATATTTTTCAACTTCTAATTAGTGCCACAGCTCACAACGATAAAGTTAGTGTCCCCGCTAAAACCTTATCTGGTTTCGGTTATCGCGGACATATCTTCTGGGACACAGAAATTTTTATCTTGCCATTTTTTACCTTTACCCAACCAGAATTGGCGCGAAATCTCCTATCATACCGCTACCATACCTTACCTGGAGCCAGACGCAAAGCCATCCACTACGGCTATAAAGGGGCAATGTATTCCTGGGAAAGTGCCGATACAGGGGATGAAGTCACACCAAGATGGCTGCCACCTAATGACCCCTACGGAGATGATATCCGCATTTGGTGCCGCGATCGCGAAATTCATATTAGTGCTGATATTGCGTATGCAGTTTGGTACTACTGGTACGTCACAGGTGATGATGGGTGGATGCGAGATTACGGTGCCGAAATTATCCTCGATACCGCCGTTTTTTGGGGAAGTCGGGTAGAATACAACACCAAATCAGAACATTACGAAATTCGTGGTGTAATTGGTGCAGACGAATATCACGAATTAGAGAACAATAATGCCTTCACCAATCGCATGGTACAGTGGCATTTAGAAAAGGCGATCGCACTCCAAGATTGGCTAAGGGAAAATTACCCCGACAAAGCCAAAGAACTAGAAGAAAAACTTCAACTTTCCCTCAGTAGAAGACTACGCTGGCAAGATATCATCGCCAATTTGTGGATTCCCTACAATGCTGCCACAGGCATGATAGAACAATCAGATGGATTTTTCCAACTCCAAGATATCAATCTCGAAGATTACGAACCCCGCACCAAGTCGATGCAAACCATCCTCACCATCGAAGGTGCAAATAAATGTCAGGTTCTCAAACAACCCGATGTTTTAATGTTGCTGTATCTGATGCGGGAATCCCACGATTTTCCCTATACTTTAGAAGTTTTAGAGAAAAATTGGGACTACTACGCACCCCGTACTGATATTACCTATGGTTCATCTCTAGGTCCCGCAATTCACGCAATTCTTGCCTCCGATTTAGGAAAAACCGCAGAAGCCTACACCCGGTTTCTCCAAGCAGCATTAGTTGATATCGAAGATGTACGAGGAAATGCGGATGATGGCGTACATGGTGCCAGTGCGGGAGGTGTTTGGCAAGCTGTGGTATTTGGCTTTGGTGGAATTCAACTCACAGAAGCTGGACCCGTTGCCACACCCCATCTTCCCCCCGAATGGCAACGGTTACAGTTCAAAGTTTATTGGCGTGGGAAATGGCATGAATTTGATTTAAAGGCAACAGGTGAAACCATGGAAAATAATGCAAATCAGATTCAAGGAGTCATCTTTGATTTAGATGGTGTGTTAACTGATACCGCAGAATATCACTATCGAGGATGGCAAAAACTCGCCGATGAAGAAGGATTAAGTTTTAGCAGGGAAGCAAACGAAAACCTCCGAGGTGTATCTCGAAGGGATTCACTCCTCTACATCACAGGTGATAAAGCCTACTCAGAAGCACAAATCCAAGAGATGATGGAGCGTAAAAACCGCTACTATTTAGAATCAATTCAAGATATCTCACCAATCGATTTACTACCAGGAGCGTTGGATTTACTTAAGGAACTGAAAGCAGATGGTATTAAAATTGCTATCGGTTCAGCAAGTAAAAATGCTCAAATGGTGGTTGAAAAACTGGGAATCAATTCCTACATAGATGTTTTAGCAGATGGCTTTAGTGTGGAAAAACCTAAACCAGAACCTGATTTATTTCTCTTTGCAGCCAAAGAACTAGGATTAATACCTTCCCAATGCATCGTTGTTGAAGATGCAGCCGCAGGAGTGGAAGCTGCATTAGCCGCGAAAATGCGAGCCGTGGGGCTTGGTCCCGCCGAACGAGTGGGAACCGCCACCGTAGTTTTACCTAGCCTTGCAGGAGTTAATTGGCAGGATTTGCAAGGTAAATTAACTAAGTAA